Genomic window (Microcaecilia unicolor chromosome 8, aMicUni1.1, whole genome shotgun sequence):
agagttcgggtggtgtgcatTTACTTTGCAGAGGGTTGCCAGTGCAGCAGCGATTCAGACATGCTGCTTGTGGCCTCCTCGGTGCTCTCCCTCTGCTGTAGTCTCCACAGGTAAAAACAGGAAGTTGGGTCAGAGTTGGGGTGGATTGCGGTGGAGGAAGAGCACCAAGGAGGCCAAAAGCAGCATGTCTGAATTGCTGTCGTGCCAGCAATCctctgcaaagaaaaatgcatttaCCACGAATGTGAGGAAAACACCAAaccgcgggggggggaggggggggggagaataataGGCCCAgaaacagaggagagggagagagatagtggacaacaggatggagggagggaacagaaagggagagagagagagagagactggatgggagggcagtttCAAGAGAAAGGGAGAAGTGGTGTTCTCGGGGGGTGGCGGGGAGGGATAAAGAGaagttgggaagagaaagggagaaatggtggCCCTGGGAGTGGTAGGGagagtgggagggagagaagttggGATGAGGAAGGGATAGATGGTGGACCTGGAAGTGGTGGGGACGGAGGGAGAAAACTTGCAACCAAAAAACATCACAAAACACATCCCCAAATACTCCCTTCCCTAGCAAAACCTACTGGTCACATCGAGTGCATCTCAGTGTCCCCCTCCTCTTTGCCCTGATGTTGCAGTTTCCAAGAGGACCCATCTCCCACCCTTTCAGCCTTGGAGAAGACTCCAGTCCTGTCCAGTGCCTGACCCTAGGAAGACATCAGAGGTGAATCCAACCCTAAGACAATTACTTACATGTTTGCTGTGAGAAACGCAGCCAGGAGGTAATAGTGCTCTGGCCCTATAAGAAACATCACCGCTGCGGCAGCTCCTTCCAGATAAAAGGTGAACAAGATGACCCTGTAATAACCAGCTTTCTTCAATAAAGCATGACTGACCAGCACGAGAAACTGGAATGGAAAGGAAAAAGGGAGGGCAAGAACACGGAATTCAAATTTAGATGGATAAAGAGGTAAAGGGTTGTGGATTTGATACGCCACCTTTCCATGGTACAAACAatgcatttattatatgcaggatCCAGTAAGAAAACAAACACAGTGAGTTGGTTCCATTACAAAAGCCAAAAGCATGGGTAAAAAGTGTGTGCGAGGATCAATACAGGTACTTTCACCCACATGAGTTAAGTCAGGGAGAGAGGCAACAATGTGAAGAGTTTTGCATTTTCAAGACTATGGGTTACAGTGCCCTGATATGGTTAATGCGCATTATTAGTAAAGAGGTGGGATCTGTGGTAAATAACACGGGTTAATGCAAGTAAATGTTCAATaacacagcacaacaaaaaaaaaattttcgtgtgctactgggcaaaaaccatttctcctatactaaattcagtgtgcgtattccaaatccgaagtccagaattgttgtaacacgtcaggaaagtttgttatgcataagtttgcccaaatgaattaagcatttGGAAAGcactgaataattttttacagaacgagttttattccaacaattacctgatctacatcaaagttttcatagtaaacagtatatgaaaacgtaatggaataacaaaatttcaaaaaagtctcgtattccactttaaaagtcttacttcagcaaggcccagtactgttaaaagtgcttcaggcatctgcttttgcatTTGTGACCGGTtatattttcccgttgcaaaaaccagcagtagtcccccaccatgttgggattccagtggCCTTGATacctgttctccattgtagaaatgtctttatggaacctctctccatgtttccaatatataatgcattaatataataagtgaataggcttaaaatctagatgtgtcaggcaaattcagagttcatatttggaatcggcgggttcaatttagtataaatcacatgtttttctctcagtagcaaaatcattgttgcgttgtgtAATAGGGCTAGATGTATTAAAGAGTGTACCAGGCGAAaacagggttgccaactagatccagattcaccagACAGGACTGATCCAGTCCGCACGCATGCTTtgcttagggaatccaatggggaaatcagaaccacaagtccctgcatgcaatggataAGCCCAgggctggatcaaccctgtcgggcgaatctggatctagcTGGCAACCCTAGGGGAAAAGTGGGTGCAAACCTCAAACCTCTCAGAAGCACACCTAGCcgattgggttttcaggattgccacaatgaatatacatgagagagatgaGCCTATATTGGAGATCCACTGTATGTaaatgtctcatgcatattcaatatgCTAATCCTAAAAATCTGACAGGCTGGGTGTTGCCTTTGGAGAGGGTTGAGAAACTCTGCTTTGtgggtccttcccccccccccccccccccagtaattttcaaaagggaaaaggGCACATCTTCCCTCAAGAATTGCTACAAACTCTACGGGGGGAAAATACCCACTGGTAGTGCTGAAAATTGCTCCCAACTATACAgatgtttatatgtatatatttctgCATCTGTATAGTTATGAAAGGAGTAAATACATACGGTATGACTGGGGAAGGCAATGGCACACCAAGAAACCGTCACACACGTGGCAGTCCCCTTAAGTCGTTCATGATTCTGTAtttgcatatggggggggggaactacccaTTTATGGTATGCAGTATTAATGGTACCCAGATGTTAGTTTTCTAAGTAATCAACTTTTACAAATATATACCGGATCATCGGATGTACAGCGTTAGCATTCATTCTTTAGTGCTAACTGCACTTCAATCAGCATTGATTCCAATAccctgtttaaaaaaatatttttaaattattcttAAAGTACTCTTATTAATgttaagaaaacatttttatgAAAGAAACTTTCTATTCATTTTTTTCAAAGAGTGTCAGacggtggcgtagccacaggtgggcctggatgggccagggcccacccaattagggctcaggcccacccaacagtagcacacatttagcggtagctggtggggatcccaaaatccaccagctgaagacttccacctgatggaaatgaaaatgctgctctccacgataccagcacttGCATATTAGTTTTCAGCGAAtgcgtgctgcagactgccaaggtggaaagaagcgttttcctgccggctgagattttattttggtggtggttgggttgggggggggggagaacacttggtgcccacccacttcttgcctaggcccacccaaaatctgttttatggctacgcccctggtgtcagaAGGGACTCTTATCTGACATAAGCTTATGTTATCACCCAAAGGCTGTATCATGGTGAAGACCCCTGCGTTCTGCACCACATTGCATCCATACGTAATAATGAGCACATACTGAACTCCTTAGCTCACCTGTTCTGCCCAGCTGCCTTCTGCCTATGGGGGTCACTGCAGTCCCTGTCCAAACTCCAGCCATCTCCCTGCCCTGCTTTTATCACTGCCTTCTTCATCTGtgccacgtatgtttgaatttaGCCGCTGTTCTGTTACTGCCTGCAAATGCATTTTCTTCGTCTACTGAGAATTGCCTTGTCGTTCAAGCATACTACTCATCCCCTTTCATTTGTGAGCTTGGGTagatggggaaagaggagaagaagaaaaaaacgaAAGAGGATAGGGGTCACCCCAGAGGTTTTCAGGCACTGCCATTGGTCTCCGGGccttgcactgaagaacactgTTCTAGATGGTACATAAGAGCTAGCTAGAGAGCTCATTTTAAGTACCTGGGGATTAACCTTGACCAAGGACTCTCTTTTACTCAATACATTTCTATCCTAGCCAAACGTGTTTCCTCTCTCTATGCCAATTTAAATGGCATTAGATCCTATCTTGACTCTTCCTCACAGATTACACTTCTCCATGCTCTACTTGTATCACATCTAGACTACTGCTACACCATTTACTCAGGCCTTTCTCCATACTCTCTACGTCATCTTCAGACAATCCAAAACATGGCTCCAAGATATGCCACCAGATttgatcatatcactcctcttCACGTCCAGCAATACTTTCTTCCCATCTCCTCTCGCATCCAATATAAATTCTGGCTCTTACCCACAAGGTCTTCTACTTAGACATCCCATCGTACCCTATACTCCAACAAGAGCTCTCCATTCCCTCAATGATAATTGCTTATGGATTCCACCCCTGAAGGAAGCCCAGTATGCCTCTACTAGAGAATGTGCCTTTTTTTGGAAAGCTCTATCACTCTGGAATTCCCTTCCCTCTGCAATCCGTCTTGAACGATATTACGCCAAATGTACAATATTACTAAAGACTCATTTATTTGAAAAAGCCTATGCTGTTCAACCGAGACCTGATGGTCCCCAAGGGTTCCACTAATCCATAATTCTGTCTATCAATGTCTCCTCACTTTCCtgctctcttctttcctctataATTTGATGGTGCTCTTTCCGACTTCTCTATTTTTTACTGATGTACATCACCTTGTTATCTTATTGAGGAAAGGATATTCAGTAAGTtctaacaaaccataaaccataatttGGAGAAAGCCTTTGCAGCATGAGCCTAGTGGTGATCGGGAACTGCTGACCTTATCAGAGGACAGAGGCCTTCCATTGTGGACAGTGGTGACATCAGTGGCTCCGTCCCCTCACCCCAGAACATCAAGTGTGCCCAAGGGGTATGCCCCTTTGAAGCACTTCAAAGGACTTTGAAGGATAACAACTAAGTTTGGTGACTGAGTTGCTTTTGGACATTATGGGTAAGCGGAGAGGCATAGTGAAGAAATACACAACTTCGCCACTTGTCACAAGAGGCTCTATAGCAAACATCTGGTTGGGTCTGCTTCAACAGTGAGTACTTCACTAGTTTCCTCTGATGAAGTGTCATTGAGTGCTGATCTATGAACTCCTCCTCAGCAGCCTGCAAATGTTAATTTTCAGTCGGAGTCTGTACCTCTAGGGTTGCAGAACAAGTATGAAATCTTGCAATTAGCACCAATGGAGCTCTTGAGTGAAAGTAGACCACCAAAGCTACAACCTGTCAGTTTTGACAAGGATTTAGAATTACCTCTGCAAATGATTACTCAAGGTGTTATATttctttaaaagatatttggCAGGTAGTTGCTAGAACCAAGAGCTTACTGAAAGGAAAAGTTGCACAGCTATGTTCATTTACCTCAGATGTTTCAAATTTTTCTGATATGCAGATTGAAGTCACAAAGTTAAACTTTGTTTCTGATAGGTTGCAGACCCAGGTATATTCTTTACAGGCTGTTAGTAACTCAGCCGTGTAGGCTAGCCTCTTGATGCatcataaattgtaattattggaAAGCCACTTAAGGGTTCTAAACTTTCCTATGACACTTTTACTTTTATCTGAAATATTACGTAGGAAGTATTTTAAGGGGAAATTTTGCTTTTGGAAACTGCCGACTCCATTTCTATTgttaaatctatttatttaccAAAGGTTGGAGTGaatctcccaggaggagtggcaGATTTAGGGCCTGTCTGGAAAGCGGGCGAACTGCCCACCTTCCTGGAAGAGACTCAGGATATTATTACTACTCAAGTGATATTGCTGGTGGATTTTTCTGTCAGAAAAAGAGAAGTCTGtaatttttaaaacttatttcaaGTATAAGAATTATTTTTTGCAGGCAGCTGACAGGATTATTCAAGATCATAGGAAGCAATTCTTAGCTCTGAAATCTAGGGGTCTGGCCTTaagggctacttttttttttttttttgcgctttCCTTGCAGATGTGCAAGCCATCTGCAGGGAAAGCGATATATTTTATTTGACCAATTGGAGAAATTTGTTTTGTAACAAGATAAGATAAAGAACTAGGGGGAATTAGGGGTTAAGGCTTAAGATACATAAGGAGAATTGATCCCAATTATTTGCTTTCATTGTTTTCTCTCTCATACTTTCTCTCCTAGATGTGGATTTTATGAAACATTTTGtaaatttctttttcctttggcGTGTGTTGTTTCCTTCctgtttatatgtatttttttctatctgtacaccgccttgggtgaatctctccataaaagcatagtaaacatagtagatgacggcagaagaagacctgcacggtccatccagtctgcccaagaagataaattcatatgtgctacttttttatttgtactgtcctcttcagtgcacagaccgtataagtctgcccagcactatccccaccccccaactaccaacctcgcctcccaccaccagctctggcacagactgtataagtctgcccagcactatcctcacctcccaactaccagtcctgcctcccaccaccagctctggcacagactgtataagtctgcccagcactatccctgcctcccaccaccggctctggcacagaccgtataagtctgcccagcactatccctgtctcccaccaccggctctggcacagacggtataagtctgcccagcattatccctgcctcccaacctccagtcccgcctcccaccactggctctggcacagaccgtataagtctgcccagcactatccctgcctcccaccaccggctctggcacagaccgtataagtctgcccagcactatccccgcctcccaaccatcagccccagcacagaccgtataagtctgcccagcactatccccgccgcccaaccaccagccccggcacagaccgtataagtctgcccagcactagtcccgtctcccaaccaccagccccggcacagaccgtataagtctgcccagcactagtcccgcctcccaaccaccagccccggcacagaccgtataagtctgcccagcactagccccgcctcccaaccaccagctctgccacccattctaggctaagcggttaacaaatcccaataaataaataaataattataaaggggctcattttcaaagcacttaggtgccgatgcacaaaagtccccgtAAAAAAACATGTGATTTTTGATCCCCAGTAAAAGTTACCGATTTCTAAATAGAAAGCGATGCTGGAAAGAAACCTCATACAAATGAGCTGCACGCAATTTGAACAAGCAGCCCGGTAGGGGAAGTGCCTAGCACATGCGTAGAACAATAACTTGCAAAGCGTGGATGCTATACACATGCCCAGAACTGCGTGCACTGTGGACGCACCACCAGTGTTCCACGGCGACTTCTTTTTGTAAGGTTTCACAGCAACTTTCATGCCCCAAGGGCTTTATTGGTTTTATGCGCATGTATGGAAGCCATGTGCAAAAGCAGTGTATGAAGCCTGTGTTTAAAAGCTGCGTATGAAATTCGCGTGGGTAAAATTTCTCTTGTTAAGGGTgggcgctcctttctgtgcatcgctcggACTGCGCACTGGAATACAAATCAGCTAATTGTAATACATTTACATAGAATTCTTGTTGGCTGCTACAGCGAACAGTAAAAAAGcacacagaacccctttgtgcatttctcACTGAATACTGAACCAGTCAAGATCGCATGTTGCTGGCACGGTAAGTTCTGTGTATCTGgcccttagatttacaaagttccataggttactatgggccctgtttactaaggtgctaacatgtaggcgcctatagggatattgtaggcacgtacacggttaacgcgcgttaaagacgctaatgcacctataatgcggcttagtaaacagggccctatgtaactttgtaggtctaagtgctttgaaaatacgcctcaaaatgtggaattttcaattttaaaaatgtgATAATTTGACTCTTATTTTATGTATACTAggtctatttttaatttttaaattgtatagTTTTATGTAAAACTGCCTAGTTTTCTAACAGGCATtatatcaaataaatatgaaACTTGAAACCAAATGAGGCTACTGGATTTTCCCATCAGTGAATGCTTAAACCAATTCAAAGCAAGAACACGCCACATGGCTCATCCATACATGTACTGAAAGGTTTTACTACCTACCTGAGGACAGATAAAGCCAGCACCATACATGATGCTTCTGACAAAGGAGGGCAGAGCTTCCTTTGGGATGAGATTGTCCGCAAAAATCATCATGAAATTACTGTAGAAGGTCAGATGGAAGACTTGAAAGAAATTCATGGCGACAAAGAACACAAAGTTTTTCTGCGTCAGGATCTGTTTGGTCAGTGAAAACACAGAGGCCCTGGAAGAAACTGCTTGATTTTCCAAACCACCAAGCTCTGACAGCTTTTCTCTCTGGTCATACTGGCTGGTGCTGTACACCCCAGTGTAAGACATGCAACCAGTGGCTAGCACAGCGAGGAGAACAGTAAAACTCTGAAAGGCTACAAAGTTTTCCATATTATTTGAGAGCAGACCACAGAAGAGGATGCTGGTTGAGCCAACTAAGGATGCCACCTGGTTATATCTAATAAGCTGAAGTCGATTTTCGTGTTTTGTGGAAATCTCTGCAAACAGCGCACACTGGGCTAGCAGCACAAACGTAAGCATGCCGTCAAAGGCGCACAATGCCACAATAAGATGGAGGCCACTCAGCCAATCACCCTCCTGGTACTGTTTCCAAGGAAACCAGGGAAGCAGAAAAGCCAGTGCATAAAAAGGAGCGCCATATAAGATAGAATATCGCCGTCTGGAGCAACACTGAACTCGGGAGTTGTCCTGAAGGTATCCGAAGAGAGGGTCATTAATGGCATTCCAGAGCATGTAAACTATCTGAGAAAAGACCAGAATGTTCCATTAgagcaagaaaaaaaacctgcctAAGTACCAGTGTAATGTTCTAGTCTGGCACCTTCAGTtactaacaaaacaaaattgaaagCACGTTATCCAGGAGAAAAGGGGGGAAAGAAAGCATAAAGCGCCACCACAACCAAAGAAATTCAAAGAGAGTCAGTTCATCCATTAGCTTGCATGCCAATTTTTCAATCCTGACGGTCAAACTTGCTTGGCATTAGCACATTTTAGTGGTCAAGTGGCAATGCGGTACAGTTTCaaaagcacaacaaaaaaaattcaaTATAGCCAAATTACTATACCTTGACTGACATTTTAGTTATCAAAAACTGTCGCAATCCAGTTGCAACCCTCAAGGCAGGGCTTCAAGCTAGTACAGTTTTCTCAGTTTCTGCATGCCACAACTTTGCATACATATTGCTTGAACTGCATGCAAAGCTCTCTCAAGCATGCTCATTAAAGATACCCTCTGCTGGATACTCCTAACCCAGGGGTAGGCAACGCCgttcctcgagagccgcaggcaggtcaggttttcaggatatccacaatgaatatgcaggagatagatttgcaagcactgcctccatggtatgcaaacctatctcctgcatattcattgtggatatcctaaaaacctgacctgcctgcggctctcgaggaccggagttgcctacccctggcctagtggttagtgcagtggaacatggaatgttagctactgttggagattctgttgctactattggagattctagatggaatgttgctactattgagattctgttgctactattggagattctacatggaatgttgctactattgagagtctgttgctactattggagattctacatggaatgttaatgttgctattccactagcaacattccacatagaagcctacccttgcagatcagcaacgcggctgcacaggcttctgtttctgtgagtctgcgtgcaggacgtcagactcacagaaacagaagcctgcgcggccgcattgcctccacatggaatgttgccagtggagaagtagcctagtgcagaggtaggcaattccagtcctcgagagccacaggcaggtcaggttttcaggatatccacaatgaatatgcaggagatagatttgcaagcactgcctccatggtatgcaaacctatctcctggcatattcattgtggatatcctgaaaacctgacctgcctgcggctctcgaggaccggagttgcctacccctggcctagtggttagtgcagtggaacatggaatgttagctactgttggagattctgttgctactattggagattctacatggaatgttgctactattgagagtctgttgctactattggagattctacatggaatgttaatgttgctattccactagcaacattccacatagaagcctagccttgcagatcagcaacgcggccgcgcaggcttctgtttctgcgagtctgacgtcctgcgcggccgcattgcctccacatggaatgttgccagtggaggagtagcctagtgcagaggtaggcaattccagtcctcgagagccacaggcaggtcaggttttcaggatatccacaatgaatatgcaggagatagatttgcaagcactgcctccatggtatgcaaacctatctcctgcatattcattgtggatatcctgaaaacctgacccgcttgcggctctcgaggaccggagttgcctacccctgtcctaACCCAATCATTAAACATCTCCCAGATGAAATTTTCTGACCAGTCAATACTGAGTGGGTGGCGGACCCAGATTTCAGTGCCAGGCCTTTTTCGGGCACCGCCACAGagtatccatgcctttgctagtGCATGGAAGTTATGTGGGAGcatccaatattcagtgccatactcACATAGCTGACCGGGCACAgtcaggactgctttttatgccaTCCTGAGTGCTCAATTAGCTATATGAACCCTGCTGGGGCCTGCGTGACTCCTAATTCTTCCTCGTCTCTGCAAGTGCCATGGAGGGCAGAGCCAGTATTCAgctgttaaatcactttgaatactgaccattgaaTTTTTATGTGCGACTACTGTGGATAATATTAAGCACGTCAATAAACTGCCCTacgtacagggctttttttgagggggtacttgggggtacttggcaccttttctgttgtctgctaaaattgacctatggaccccaagttttaatgaaagagctgaggctctacacaccaattctgccttgtcatacattctgtgaccagttgcagggggcttggctattgtgggatgggtcccccAGTGATTACTTCACCCccgaagagtggcctagcatttgagtaccggcaccttttttttactaggaaatacgcactgCCTAAGCATAAGGCATTTCTACTTTAACTATAATTATTTAACCCACTATTATTTACAACGCCGTTTTAGTATAATGAAGGACAAATacaaaagagaagagaggaaagaTAATCACAAACTCACCTGTGCTTGATGAAATGCCCCTTCTGAAATTCTGTACCGATTTAGGAAAAGTTTAACATAGTAAAAGTTAAAGACACTGTTCATCATTCCAGCACCTAGCGTGGTGGTGCAGTACGCCAGGGCGTTCTGATGGATGCTCGAGAGCTTCATTCTCCAAATTCAAAACAATCCACCACCTCTTCCTAGTTAAAACCAAAAGATGGAAATAATAGCAAACGGCAAACACACGCTTATCACAAGAATTCCTGTGGGCTGGCTGGATGAGTACAGTCAAAGACGTCTGAAGGTGCTCTATGAAACTGCAGTAGATAACAGATTAATCATGGAGACATTTCCTTACCCAGGCGCTCTCCTTTTTTTAAGATGAGCTGCTTTTACCCTTCTTGAGGCTCCAAAAGCCACGTACGGCATTTTGGAATCCAGATGACCTAGAAAAGTAAAAGTCCTCCTCTGCAATGAATGGCAAAGTTGGACACAAGACTATTAGCCATTTTTTCATTTCTAGGTTATCAATCTTAATTTACCTCAAGTCAAGAATGGCTCAAAGCCTTCTTCATGTGAAAGCTGTTGGCGTTCTCAGTGCACTTGGCAAAGTACTGGTGTCCCTATCGCCAAAATACTACCTGGCACAAACTGGTAGATAGAGGCATGTCAGCAGAACAGTGGACGGAAGCCTATACTGCTGCTGATGGGCTGTAGAGAAAGCGAACATTTCAGTTGCCAGTTCTATTCATCTGAACGTTTGGTTTTTACACAAAAATAGGTGGTCTGGGAGCTCAGTGGTAGTGCTGTGCACTGCTATACAGAGAAAACAGCCAATTCCCAGTTCAGTCCTCTACTTCTGTGTTGGCAGGGCTAGGGGTgatgcagagccagcagccacagGCCCTGGTAAGACATCCTAGGAGTCGCAAGAGACTCACACCTAGGAGCTGGACTTAAGGACCATGTTTTCTGGGTTCAGGAAGGGGTCACCCAGACTGTGGCTTTCTTGGcagggcaagagagagaaaatTGGGGGACCCAAGTACTTGCAAATGAATGCTCAACAGAGGCCAGTTTCAACTGAGCTGGGTTATTTCATGCCTAGGGTCTCAAATGCTGCTAATACAGAACATGCCACCATAGCAACCACTTGGTTGCTTGTCTTTTTCTTCAgcatgggatatacataaaggaatcctgtgcagaaggaatggatcctcagaagcttagccaaaattgggtggaatggatcctcagaagcttagccaaaattgggtggaatggatcctcagaagcttagccaaaattgggtggtggagcaggtcgggggaaaaggggttggtggttgggaggcgaggatagtggagggcagacttatacggtctgtgccagagccggtgatgggaggcaggactggtggttgggaggcggggaatcctgctgggcagacttatacggtctgtgccctaaaaaagacaactacaaatcaaggtaaggtatacacatatgaatttatcttgtgggcaaactggatggaccatgcaggtctttttctgccgtcatctactatgttactatgtatatcacAGTGTCACTGGGATTCTGGTATTATGTTATTTACTGATGACCATATTGGAATTACTGTACTGAAGCAGATTCATGGTTTACCCTACATCAATGGTAACATATGCTCCTTTCTGCTATAAAATTATGGCTGACAGCTCGGTAATGAGCATCCGGGCAGCAGGAATGACACGTTTAATAGACTGAGCACAGTAAGGACACCCACAATTTGTGCATTAGAAAATACAGGAAGCAGGCCGTATCATGTCAGATTTAATCTCTGTCTACACAGCTATCAGGCAaaatctaatcaagaaatgtattatgtccagtaaaaaaggtatcatcttattttcttttccatgttttatttctattgattacctttaaaagtggaccaacatggctaccacacctctccaagcaaaatctaaaatttcatcttataacttaaaaaaaaaaatcaaggacaGGGAATGTTCTAATTTTCGATCTAATGAAATTCAGCAGTCCTTATTTTCATTCTCAAGCTGTTCTGAATGAAGAAAAAAGATAAAACAATTTCACTGAAGGGttggtaaggttcgtcagattcgtgagtctgtaaccatctctctcggccccgccctcacgcctctgataggttcgctgccctcgacgtcatcacgttttgccgtcgagggcggcggacctatcagaggcgtgagggcagggccgagagagatggttacagactcACGAACCTGACGAACCTTAccaacccttcacttcaatgaagccatggagtcagcttcacaacgttgcaggggCGTTTtgttacactacacagctccctaatttttcacttaaacatcgcagggtggctggaaggggggggggggggggagagggggggcaactatcctggaactgggagggagggagaggggggggcaatgaccctggaacttggagggggaggcgggcggaccctgaaactgggagggggcccctggcacacactctcattctcacacacccacacttacagctccctaatttt
Coding sequences:
- the LOC115476301 gene encoding transmembrane protein 180-like isoform X1, translating into MKLSSIHQNALAYCTTTLGAGMMNSVFNFYYVKLFLNRYRISEGAFHQAQIVYMLWNAINDPLFGYLQDNSRVQCCSRRRYSILYGAPFYALAFLLPWFPWKQYQEGDWLSGLHLIVALCAFDGMLTFVLLAQCALFAEISTKHENRLQLIRYNQVASLVGSTSILFCGLLSNNMENFVAFQSFTVLLAVLATGCMSYTGVYSTSQYDQREKLSELGGLENQAVSSRASVFSLTKQILTQKNFVFFVAMNFFQVFHLTFYSNFMMIFADNLIPKEALPSFVRSIMYGAGFICPQFLVLVSHALLKKAGYYRVILFTFYLEGAAAAVMFLIGPEHYYLLAAFLTANMVIVNASFSLFNLPLADIVDADLEKYTRRSPLSSMVFGTNALFTKPAQSLAPMLVVMTLNQFGYENLNSGVQPDPSLFSGLHDAMFSLVCLVPLCIAIIQIVVWTPYSIRNSHVASVY
- the LOC115476301 gene encoding transmembrane protein 180-like isoform X2; its protein translation is MLWNAINDPLFGYLQDNSRVQCCSRRRYSILYGAPFYALAFLLPWFPWKQYQEGDWLSGLHLIVALCAFDGMLTFVLLAQCALFAEISTKHENRLQLIRYNQVASLVGSTSILFCGLLSNNMENFVAFQSFTVLLAVLATGCMSYTGVYSTSQYDQREKLSELGGLENQAVSSRASVFSLTKQILTQKNFVFFVAMNFFQVFHLTFYSNFMMIFADNLIPKEALPSFVRSIMYGAGFICPQFLVLVSHALLKKAGYYRVILFTFYLEGAAAAVMFLIGPEHYYLLAAFLTANMVIVNASFSLFNLPLADIVDADLEKYTRRSPLSSMVFGTNALFTKPAQSLAPMLVVMTLNQFGYENLNSGVQPDPSLFSGLHDAMFSLVCLVPLCIAIIQIVVWTPYSIRNSHVASVY